A segment of the Aureliella helgolandensis genome:
GGTGGATATCGCGTGCCGCAAACGGATTTCTTCGTTGCTAGCGGGAAGACGGCGCGCCACGAGTTCAGGCGCGGCCCCATGTTTGCCGAGGCCTACGGTGAGCGTGCTTTCCAAGCGTTGGTGCTAGCCCGCCGCATGTGCATCCCGCTGGTGTTACTCGGAACGTTAGGGGTGTTTGCTCTCGCCGTGACGGCTACCGGAAATCCGCAAGCCGCCTGCTTGGCCAGTGTCCTGTGGGGCTTCAACCCCATTGTGTTGGGCTACGGTCCGCTGCTTGGAACCGATATCCCTGCCGCGTGCGTGGGCGTGTGGGCCGTGTTTGCCGTCACGCACGCCTACCAATCCTCAAGACTCAGGGATGTTGTCTTGGCGGCAATTTGGGTAGGACTAGCCATCGCCACCAAATTCACTTGGCTAATTCTATTTCCAGTAGCTGTCGTCGCCATCGGCATGGGCGTTCGCCGCAGCGCTCTCTCAGAGAAACTTTCCACACGGAGATGGCTTCGACCGCTGGGGGCAACTTGCATGTTCGCTTTCCTGGTGTGGGCCGTGGTGGCAACGGCGTACCGCTGGCAGAACTTGTTCATCCCTTTGCAGGACTTTGAATTCACCTCCCAGATGCTGGCCGGCCCGATCGAAGGCATGTCAGGAAACCGTTGGACAGGCACCCTCCTCGGAGCACTGCCCATTCCAATCCCGGGCACCATGCTCGAGGGATTGGATTTGCAATGGCAAGATTTCGACACACCTCGCCCAGCCTTCCTGTGTGGGCAATGGCAGAGGGGAGGTTGGTATTCCTACTATGCATTCGTGCTTTTGATGAAGATGCCGATCGGTTGGCTGCTGCTGCTGGCTGTAGCTGCCAAGTGGAGTTTTCGTTGGAACAGCCTGGCACTCGCTTGCTGGGGAGTCATTGGCATTTGCTTTGTATTCGTCAGCTTGAAAACGAACATGAATCAGCATGGCCGCTATATCTGGCTCGTGCTCCCCGAGTTGGCTGTGGTCGCCGTCGCAGGATTCAATCAGTGGAATCGCATTTTGCGTAGCCTGGCCTGGATCGCAGCCGGGGAGGTCGTACTGACAAGCTGCCTTGTTTTCCCATTTGGTTTGTCGTTTACCAATCAACTATGGGGTGGTCCGCAAGCTGCATCGTCCCTCTTGGCAGACAGCAATGTCGACTGGGGACAGGGCTGGGTGGAAGTAGCCCGTTGGTCAAAACTCCCGAATGAAACGCACCTTCCCGTAGCCATTGTTCGTCCACATTGGGTGAATTTCGCCGCGCTAGGAATCGACACGATTGAGCATTCGGACTTGTCGGACAAACAGCTGTCTGAGCTAGCCACCAACTCCACCGTCCTGGTGTTGGTCTCCATCGATTCACGCCAAATGCTCCAGAGCAATCGGACCATTCCTTGGATGGATGTCAATCCGCAGGTGCGAATTGGCTGCTGCGTGGAAGGCTATGAAATTTCACTCTCAAGCCTACAGACACTCGACATTTTTTGGCTGCGCAAACCACCCCTTTGAACACCAGCCAACCACCCGACGACGCTGCCGGATCGATCGCCTTTTCTAAAAAGCAGGGAAAACCCTTGCCCCCCCCCCATTCCAACCTGATAACATCAACCACACAGGGGTCATGCCGGCAGGATGAAGCCCAAGCAGAGTATGGGGATTGCGGTGAATCGATTCTTTGAGATTTTATCGGTTGTCTTGGGATCAGCGGGTGTCAGCTTGCTTTGCGTTTTCTGGTGGGGTCCCGGAAGTCCGCCAAGCGTTGAACAAGTACTTGCACTCAACACCAAGACCTTAGACTTTGGTCTCCTCAGCATTCAGCAGCCAGGGGCGCAGACTCTAGAAATCACGAATCGATCGGGCGAGCCGATGGATTTTCGTATCGAGTTCGATTGCAATTGCACCACGGCCACTCCACCCACGGGACAGATCGCGGCAGGGCAAATCCAAACCGTTGACGTCACTTTCCTACCTGTGGCCACCAACCAAGGAAACGCGATTTCCTCCGCGAGCCATGAATGCATCGTGAACTTTAGGACTTCTCAATTGGTTGCATCCCAGGCGGTAGAATTGGTTGCCTCGCTATACACTCCAGTTCTGTGGGATTCGGCCCGAGCGAAGCTTCGAAGCGAAGCACTGCTGGATGCGCCGTTTCAAATCGACCTCACGCTAGCCAGCGATGTTGAGCGGATTGAAGTCATTTCGTCTCCCGAATTCCTTGAGATTGACGAAGTCTCAGCACCTCATCCAACCTTCCATGCCGTGTCGCTCCGCGGAACAACGCGTTCCGGTACGGAAGTGGGAACGAAGGAAGGGAAAATAGTCCTGCGGGCCTTTCCCGTGCATAGCGTCGACCATGACGCTGCAGATCTAAGTGTTTTCACTCAAACAATTCACCTCTCGCTAACGCACACGACCACTCGCCCCTTCCGATTGAGTCGATCGATGCTCGAATCCGAACCAGGAATTCCAAGCAGACTAGCTGCAATCCCAAGTCCTCACATGCAGTCTGCCCAGATTCAATCCGCCACCTGCAGCGACGATAGTTGGGAGCTGTCAATTGGGGACAGCGGGGAACTGGTGGCAACTCCCCAAGTGATGTTGGACGACGAGCAATCCGATCCCGCTGTGTACTGCAAGTTGAAAGTGCTATGCGTTCATCTTGACTCTCATTCCGAAATATTTGAATGCCACATCACACTATATCGAAAGGAGGAAGTTACGCCGACCCCCCGTGAATCTGAAACATTGAATTGATGAAGTCCCAACCGAAAGTAACAATGAAAATGCGAACACTACAACTGACTTTAGTAGCGGCGATAACAGCGTTGGCAACCCTGCCATGTTAATCTGCAGCTTGCCTTGCGCTGTGCAATGATGGCACCGTGGAAGCCCAGGCTGTTCTGTGGCTCGACCCGGGTGCCACTCCTTATTGGCTATGTCAGGTCTACACCGATGCAGTCCGAGGTGACATTTACATTACGAGTAAAGGTGAACCTGTTGAAAGGACAGCGGCAGGCGTACGCGCCTACGATTTCAATGCTCTTGAGAATTGCACACCAGCTTGTCAGGCGGCAACCACTCCGATGCCAAGATTGCATTTGTTGCCGACTGCCTACGATCCACACGATTCGTGGGGAGTCGGGGAATTGCCGAACTACTATTGCAACGTCGAGGATCAGTGAAAACTGCTGTACTACTAAGCATTTGTCCTACATGTCTCCGCTGCGTTTAAAGGAAACACAATGAAGCTGCTTACCTTGGCCCTTGGTGCAATACTGACCTGTGCTTTAGGGATTTCCGGACGACTCCTCGCAGACGAATTCTCCCTAACTCAACTTGCTGAGATGGATCCGGCAGAGACTGTCACGATCATTACGGAATCCTTAGAAAACACTGCCTCGGAACTTGAGGGGAAGACGATTGAGATTGATGTGCAGCAATCTGGAGTTATCAGGAAGCCTGCAACTGCGCGAATCAACAACAAGCTCAAACTAATTACATCTCAAGAAAAATGCTTTGTGGAACACTTTATTAACGACCTCAAGAGGGCGATGATCTTTGATGGTAAAAAGACAAGCCGGTGCTACTTCAATCAAGCAGGGAAGCTCGACGAGGTGGCTATTTTCTGCAAAAACCCAAGCGTCATGCTTGAATTCCTCCCGTTTATCCAGGTAGGTAGGACGTCTGCATTTACTTACCGAGGCAACGAAGGAGGACTGGAAAATGTAGATCGGTTCATTGAGCGGGTCCTCCTTGCCCCCCCCCAGGCAAGGTCGATAGACTGGCTAAACGAAGAAATAGATGGCAAGGGTCAGGTACTAGTTCAACGCACTGCAAAAGATCATCACTCCGGTACCATTATAGACGGGAAAGCAGAAACCAATTGTTATTTCGGGTACGTGAACAACACACTTGTCTTCCTTGGCAGAGATTCAGTATCTCAAGCACTCATCGACGATGGCGAATCAAAGCGCCTACAACGGTCGAACATCAAACACGAAGTAGAGTATCAATCTTTCTCGGGATATTTATTGCCTAGTTCCTGGCGCCACGTCGTTCAGCTATCCATTCTCAACATGGACGAAAGCCCAAGAGGCAAACCTACCATAGTACAAGATCTATCTTACAAAATCACCCAGTTTAAGATTCACGACACCTTCCCAACGGAATACTTGAAGCCACCTGTGATCGCAACTACCAAAGTTGTTGATAACTGTACTGCCAAGGTCGAAAGAGCAATCGCTCAGACGATTGAGGAAAATGCAGGCTGGCGGAAATGGTGGCCACTCGCCGCTGGAGCAACTTGCCTCCTCCTCGCCGGTACTGTTTGGATCTGGAAGCGACGGCGTCCATGAGCAGAGCATGAGCATTCGCTCGACAGCCAGTTGCCAGCGCGGACCACGCCAGCACAAGAGCTTTACCCTTCTTCGAAAGTTGACAGCCATGCACATGCCAGCCAAGCGCACGGGGTTTACGATCGTTGAACTGTTGACGGTCATCGGCATTATCTCCATCTTGATAGGCTTGCTGTTGCCTGCGATCCAATCCGCTCGTGAATCAGCTCGGAAGATGGATTGCATGAACCGCTTACGACAGATTGGCGTGGCAACTCACCATTTTGAATCTGCCTACCGAGCCTTTCCGGGGAATGGCTGGGGGTATCGCTGGCGGGCAGATCCCAACCGGGGGATTGGCCCCCAACAGCCTGGTGGCTGGATCTTTCAAATCGCTGGCTTCTGTGAAATGCCCCTTCCAGCGTCGACTGCCATAGATCCCATCGCCAGCTTGCACACCAGGACGGAACTGACTCGCTTGCCCTTCCCGCTCATGCGTTGCCCCAGCCGTCCCGGCAGTGAGCTGAGTTTGGCTAGTGTGGCGTCGACTCCTTACAATGCAACCTTTGTCGCATTGGTCGCCAAAACGGATTACGCAGCCAACGAAGGAAGCTACATCACCGACACCGACGGTGGTCCCAGATCCTTGGCAGAGGGAGATCGACGGAGCTACCACTGGACCAACACCGATGCAGCCAATGGGGTTATTTATTTGAGAAGTCGCGTTCGAACCGCTTCCATCACCGGCGGACTGTCCCAAACCTATTTGGCGGGAGAAAAACATGTTTCTTCGGCCAACTATTTTGATTCCCAAGATCCCGGTCACGATCAAAGCCTATTCTCCGGCGTGGATCTCGATTTAAACCGCTGGACATCCGAACCACCTCAACGCGATTCGCGGGATCAGCACACCCGCGCATTCGGATCGGCCCATCCATCCGGCTGCAACATGCTGCTCTGCGACGGAGCAGTCGCCACCGTCGACTATTCAATCGCCCCGGCGGTCCATCGCGAGCAGGGGACTCGGCAATAACGGGACAGAGAGAAGCGTGCTTGAGACGCGGCAGAAGGGGAGCACAACACCCTAACTAGCGTAGAGGCCTCCTTAGAATGAGAGACTCCCTCAACCCACAGGAGTCGCAGGTGCACAAAAAAAGCCGTAGGAAGGTTCCTAACGGCTTGATGCAGTGTCGGCGATTCGAGAATCAAGGGTTACCAAGATCCTCACGGTGAGTTAGGTCACCGCGACAGTGGCTTTGATTTTTTGAATGATATGCTCTTCTCCAGAGGCACTCATTAGCTTAGCAGCTCTCTTCTCCGCTTCAGCCTTCTTATCAAATTCAAACATCGCCACTCGCTTGAGGTCTTGGTTGAAGACGGCCCAATAGAGGCGAGTTCGACTCTCCACTTTGACTCGTCGCCGTGGTTTCGGCGCTTCGCCATCAAGGGGCGCTTTCTTCACCGCTTTTACACGGGATGAGGCCTTGGCTCCGGAACGAGTTTTGGGCGGCACTTTGGATTTTACAGCAGTAGCAGCGCGACCGGCCATGCATGAAGCTCCTAAGAAGATATGGGAAAGAAAGATGAGATGCTGAAACACAAGGATCAAGCGGAATCCCTCCCGCAGAGCCGCTGTTACAACGGCCCTAGCGACTCATCTCGTCACCTACTCAACCTTCGTTGAATACGCAACTGAATAACTGTACAGGTAGTTGTCCACGGGGCACGTTCGACTGACCGAAACCTCAGTCAACCTCTTCCATGTCCAGCCAAGTTGCGGATACCACATTCACAGGTGGGGCGCGGAAGTCAGCAAGCAATCATCGCTGCTGACCCAACGGCGAACTGAATGTTGATTTCTTACGAGTCCAAGCAGACTCACAATCCGTCACAGGTAGGTACTTCGTTAGCTTGACTGCGTTCTATTGTAATGCATCTCACAGAGATTTGACAGTACCAAGTGTCGAATTGAAAAATAGTTGCACTTTCCACGCCAATTAACGCTTGACAAATCCTTCCTCATAACCTCTCTAGGGCCCCCACAACATGCAGCCATCTTGCACAGATACCTGCATCTGCACGCACGTCGTGACGACGCAATGCGATTGCTTCAAGGCCCGCTGATAGACACCGCAAAGTGCTAGCAGCTGTACCGCGCCATTCACGTTGGTACTCCCCCCTAGACTGAACCTGGGGAGCACACAAGTGTGTGCGCACGAAGTCTGCCAGCGGGGCCAGGCTTAAGAAGCGATCCACCCTGCTTTGACCGGTTGGTGGATTGGAGCGCACTGCCAGTTGCACTGTCGCGCGTTAAGCACTTTCCCTTGCTCACCGGGCTATTGAAATAGCAATCCGCTGCCTGAGCAAGGAAAGGTGATTGCCGCTACAGGCCAATTGGGGAAATCACCCATTTAGTAATAGCTAAACTTGCCATTGAATCAACGAGCCGTCCTGCAACGGGTTATACGCTTTCAACCAGCTGGGGCGCGCGGGGAACCAGGCTGTGTCCACCGATTTTCGGATAGGTTCTAAATGCGTTGGAGCGTTAGGGGCTGCTCGGTGGACGGCCCTTCCCTGATGCAATGTGCTGCTTCCGCCCCTCAGCGTATTGGTTCGATTGCGGATACTCCTCTTCCAACCAACGCTGTAAATCGTCCGGCGACGGTGGCGAGTCTCCCATCCGGTCAACCAGCCGTCGCATGGCCGATCGGCACCAACCACACCCCGTCCCCGCGCTCTGGCATTCCGACAGCTGGCTAGCAACACGAACGCGATGAATTCGCGCGTAGTTCATGACCTTCCGCCAACTCACGTGGAAACACAAACACAATTCATCATCAACTTGCATGATTGATCACATTCATCGCGATGCGACACGCGGCTAGGAAGTCAGGAATATCCAACGTCTCTTGATTGGTGTGCACGTTGCGTTGCCCGCATCCCATCGTCACGGTTGGCACACCATGCTTGACGAGCCAATTCGCATCGACGCCACCATTGGAAATCGCCGTCTGTGGCTCTGCATCCAACGATTCAATGGCCGTCTTGGCGATCTGTACAGGAGGTGCATCTGCGTCGAGCAGAAAAGAATCATAGTCAACGCGTCTCTCGATCTGCGCCGCAACGGCCTGGCCGTTGCTACTGACCACTGCCGCTGCTGCAGATTCAAAAGCACTACAAATGGCATCGGCTATCTCGGTCCTAAACGCACTGTTGTGACTGCGTGCCTCTGCAGTGACTTCAACGTGCTCGGCCACCACGTTGGTGGCCACTCCCCCCTGAACCGTCCCGATATTGCTCGTTCCGCTTCTTCCCTTCTTCTTGACTGCGCCGAGCCAACCCGCCCGGACTAGGCTTGAGATCGCCAGGGAGGCTGCATTGATCGCGCTGGCCCCCTGCTCGGGCGCCAGACCAGCATGGGCCGGCAAGCCTTGCAACTTAATCCGCATCCGCTCTCCGCCAGTTGCACCGATCGTCATCTTATAGGGATTGCCACCATCGAAGTTAAATGCCATTGCAGGATTGCCGAGCTTCGAGACCGTCATATTGCGACTTCCCTGCAATCCAATCTCTTCTTGCACAAAGAAGCAAAGCGTCAGCGGGGGATGTTCCTCGTTCCGTTCCAACGTCTCTAAGACGGCCACCAGCACGGCGGCAACTCCAGCCCGATCATCCGCGCCTAACCCCGTGGTAGCTAGCGCTGAGCGAATTACTTGTCCGTCCCGCTTGGGACGACAGCCCACGCAAATCGGCACGGTATCGAGATGCGCCGACAGCATGACCCGCGGAAGCTTCCTGTTCCCAGGCAGTTTGACGATCAAATTCCCAACTTCTCCCGGCAGGGGAGTGCGTTTGTGGGCCGTGTCGAAACTCATGGCCGATTCGGGAATGCCTGCATCCCGCAACACCTGCTGTACCACCGACGCGATCTGGGACTCCTCACAGCTCTTGCCCTCTACCGCCATCAACTTCGTGACCAAATCAATCGCCCGCTTCTCATTCAATGGCCTCATCACCACCTCCTTAAATGAACTTTCAATGAACTTTACCTTCCTCTCCTACAAACCACCTCGCCATGGTGCGAAAACCGTGCTTAACTATCCTCCACAAGACTTAAGGGAGTGCCTAGCCCCATAGCAACGAAGCCTACTTTCATGGCAGCGGGTTTTCCGAATTCTGGTTACGGACTCCCTAAGGAAACCAGCAAAGCAACTAAACACGCCATTAAACAAAGAATACCGCTAGCTAACGAAAATGGCATAGCCTTTGCTGATTTGAAACCCGTGTTACTTCATAACGCTTCGCAAAGAGTTCAATTCGATGAATAACTTTCGCGCCCTGACGCTCCCCGCCCTACCATCGTACCTGCCAATTACTTTAAATGATGTTGGGCGTCTGGTGGAGCGTTGCGTGTGCAGCCCCTGGGCTTTGCTGCTCTGTAAACTGACGATCGGAATCGTTTCCGCCTATGACATTCACCAAACTGTAAAGTATGTGGAGTACCTGCCACAGATGGAGTTGAATCCGTTTGGACGTTGGATGATGTCCTTGGACACAGGTCCTACCTGTAGGTTGCAGCAAACAGCTTGCTTTATTACCGCGAAATTCGCCGGCAATTTCCTCTGCTTGGCCCTTCTGGAAATACTTGCCTCCTGGAAGAAACATATTGCCACGGGAGTTGCCATCCCGGTCGCCGCCTTTCAACTCGGCTTGCTAGTTTTCTTAATCTGCGCGAACGGACCGGGAGGCGACTAATCGGATTCCAACAAGTGCTGCCTCAGAAACTCGGCCCGGCGGCGGCGGCCGTAGGGAGTTTCGGCGGCGCCATGCCCCGCGCCAGGCAGGACCAAGAGCTCAAAATCTTTATCGGCTTGAATGAGTGCATGGGCAACCTGCAGTGTTGAAGAGGGGTCAACATTTCGGTCCATCTCTCCGACGATGAGCAGCAACTTGCCTTGCAATCGATGCGCATCCTCCACATTGGACGAGCGAGAATACGCATCGCCTACAGGCCAGCCCATCCAAGCTTCATTCCACCAGATTTTGTCCATGCGATTGTCGTGACACCCGCAATCGGCCACGGCAACGCTATAGAAATCGTGATGGTTCAATAAAGCCCGCATGGCATTCTGCCCGCCAGCGGAACCCCCGAAAATCCCCACTCGCTTAGCATTCAATTGCGAGTGTTGTTGGGCAGCCTGCTCAATCCAGGCGATACGATCTGGAAAGCCCGCATCGGCCAAGTTCTTCCAACACACATCATGAAACTGCTTGCCACGATTGGAGGTCCCCATGCCATCGATCCTAACCACCACGCACCCCATGTTGGCAATCTCATGCTCTTGCGTCATCAAGCCAAACGACTTGGGGACATGCGAGTCGTGAGGCCCTGCATAGATCTTCTCCACAATTGGGTACTTTCGATCCTCCGCAATCTCGTCTGGCCACACAATTACGCCGTAGATATCGGTCTTCCCGTCGCGTCCTTTGGCCACCCAATGCTCCGGCAAACTCCATCCACTTTCGAGCAAGGCCGTCGCATCCCCGCGCTCCAACTCGCAGATCAAAGCGCCATCCTCGGCACTGCGTACCGTGGTCACCGTTGGTAAATCCACTCGCGAAAAACGGTCAATGAGCCAACGCTGATCCGGTGAGAACTCCCAGGAGTGATTACCATCCCCCTCGGTCAAGACCGTCAAATTTTGGCCATCGAAATCTACTCGGCAGAGGTGCAAGTAGTAGGGATCCTGGGCAGGATTCATCCCACTCGCCGAAAACCAAACTTGCTGCCGTGACTGGTCCACCCGTTCCACCCCACGGACAACCCAATCGCCTTGCGTCACCGCGTTGATCAGTTCTCCGTTTTGACTATCAAAGCGGTATAAATGATTCCAACCACTGCGCTCGCTCATCCATAGTAGTTGGCGGCCCTGCTCGATCGATTGCAAAAATGTCTTGTTGGAATAATCGATAAACGTGGGACTCGTTTCTTCAATCACGACGGAAGCCTCGCCAGTATCAGCCGCTACCGTCAACACTCGCATCACCTGATGCCCACGCTGGTTATAAACAAACATTAGCCGTTCGGGATCGTCGAGCCATTCGAACTGGGAGAGCGCCCACGGGGTGGCGAACAGCTGGTTTGGCACCGCGATCTCTTGCCGGGAGACGACATCGAACAAGGCGATTTCGGGTCGGTCAATCGGATCACCAGGTTTCACATAGTCGAACTGATGCACGACGGGCTGCACTCCATCGCCCGGACTCGATTCGATCAAGGTCACTTGCCGTCGCGGTGCTACCGCCTCGCGAATGGCCGATGCCCAGCGTCCACTGGGGCTGTGCAACACCGGGCCGCGATACTTCAATACATCGCTGCTATCCCAAGTCAGTTGCCACTCCTGACCAGCATCCTCTACCCAAAAATCGGAGTCGCGGAGGAATCCCGTTGGCGCTTCAGCGTTTTCCGGCTGCTGCCCACGCGATTGGTTGCGTCCGCGCCGATTCCCCCTAGATTGCTTCGACAACAATTCGAACTCGTCACGCAATCTAGCATCGACGCGCACGACGTTTCCAAACTCTGCTGCGGAAAACCGCAAGACTTCCGTCCCGGAACCATCTCGCAAACTCCACACATGCCCGGAGAAAGTATGCTGCGACTTGCTTCCCCCCGGTTCAATCGTGCCGTAGGGCAGGGGAGCCCCGTCGGTAGAAATCCAAAAGCAAGATAGCGGAACATCGAGGTGATTCTGAATCTCCAAGCTCGTGTCAGTACCGCCACTGTTAGAGCGTTGCCTGCGGGTGAGCAGTTCGCTGGGCGTGGCAGCAATCTCCTCCAGCTTGGACACTTCATAGGCTTCCGAACAATTCCACCGCGCATCGTTCCAATGAAATTCAAAACTCCCATCAACTCCCACCGCTTTAACTTTACGCAGCGTTTTGAGTTCCGTGACGTCCACTTCCCGTGCAAGATTTTTTCCCAAGGCCCTCGCTAATTGCCCAGGCTCAAAGAGCAGCGTTTTCTCCCCCGACGTCAGATCGACACGGGAATATTCCTGGACACCATCGAGTAGGTTGACCGCATAGGTCATCTGCGAGTGCTCGGTATCCCATACGACTTGGACCCGATCTCGCTGCACCAAATCCAACTGGCCTCCCCAAACCAGCCCCCCGCACCACAACCAACCCCAAACAGCCCATCCTGCCAAAAAGGTGTCGGACACCTTTTTGGCGGGATAGGTAGACTGGTTATTTTCTGGTGAACTTTTTGGGGCGTCCTCGGGGGCGCATGGTCGACTCCAAATCAAACTTGCGAGCCATCGATTCCACCCACGTCGGGTCGCCGAAGGGCACGCCCCGCGCCACGCTCCACTTGAGTTGCTTCTGCTCTTCTTGAGAAAAGTCGCTTCGGACCCGGGCGATCCAATTGGGCGGGCGAGGAATGGGCCAAGGGCTGAGTAGTTTCCCGCTGAGCAGCGTTTTGCGACTCCAGTGATAGAGGCTGTTCCATTTCCAAGCTTCAGGACTGTCGCACAAGTTGGCGGTGTAGGCATTTCGTTCGACATAGCGGTTTACCGTTAAAAAATGATCGTCTGACTGCACCGGGAACGACTTATAACGGCCTTGATAAAGATGGCCCAACCCGACAATATCGTAGTGTGCATGGTAGCGTTGCGTGTGCGTTAAGCAGAGCCATTGCCCGAATCGCCCCATTTCACCATCGACGTTGGGTCTCACGACCAAATGCCAATGATTGGGCATGAGGCAGTAGCTCATCAACTGGAGCGCAAAACGACCGACCGCTTCGACTAGGACATCCTCGAAAGCGGCGTAGTCTTCCGGCTTGTGAAAAATGGTGGCCTTTAGGTTTGCCCGATTGAGCATGTGATAGAATCCACCAGCAACATCGACTCGCTTCGGCCTACCCATTTCTCGACCTCCGTTTGCGAACGCTATCACTATATGGTCTATACATCCACTGAAGCGGTGCGTCTGCGTGCACGACAGCCGCTATAGGCTTGCCTCGGCAAAGGCTTCGTCGGTTTCCCAGATGCGAACGGACGTTGCACGAGCCCCCGTACCGTCCAGCACTTTGGGGCACATTTCCTCGAGCAGGTAGCGAGCCATATTTTCTGCGGTTGGATTGTAAGGCATTTTGAACAAGCGGCAGGGCGTTACTTGCTCGAGAGCTTGAATCGCATTCTCATCTCTCTGGTCAACGAGAAAACTGTGGTCCCAGTGTTCATCGATCCAGCCTTTGGTGCGGGCCTTCAAGTCTGAAAAATCGATTACCCGCCCGACTGAGTCGACTTCGTCGCCGGTCACAAAGAAATCGGCTACGTAGTTGTGCCCATGAAAATGTTCGCATTTGCCGCCGTGACCGAACAGTCGGTGGCCAGCGCAAAAGCGAATGCGGCGCATGATCGTCAATCCCATCGGGTGTTCCTCATTGTCAATGAATTGAATAGCTCAAAATACTTACTGATGCGCTGGTAGCGTCGGTGTATACACACCACTCCAGTGCATTGGCCACGAAGTGGTTCGAGCCGACACGGCGCATTCGCTGCTTAGAAAATCAATTGCGTCCTAGTGCAATTTCGGATTCTGTTGGTGCCGCTGGCTGTCCCGCTCGGTTTTCTTGATCAGGTTGCGAGTTAAAGCGACTCCCAGATCGACGCCTGTTTGGTTTGCTAGGCATATCAGCACAAACAATACGTCG
Coding sequences within it:
- a CDS encoding transposase, translated to MGRPKRVDVAGGFYHMLNRANLKATIFHKPEDYAAFEDVLVEAVGRFALQLMSYCLMPNHWHLVVRPNVDGEMGRFGQWLCLTHTQRYHAHYDIVGLGHLYQGRYKSFPVQSDDHFLTVNRYVERNAYTANLCDSPEAWKWNSLYHWSRKTLLSGKLLSPWPIPRPPNWIARVRSDFSQEEQKQLKWSVARGVPFGDPTWVESMARKFDLESTMRPRGRPKKFTRK
- a CDS encoding 6-pyruvoyl trahydropterin synthase family protein; protein product: MGLTIMRRIRFCAGHRLFGHGGKCEHFHGHNYVADFFVTGDEVDSVGRVIDFSDLKARTKGWIDEHWDHSFLVDQRDENAIQALEQVTPCRLFKMPYNPTAENMARYLLEEMCPKVLDGTGARATSVRIWETDEAFAEASL